The Bacillus sp. FJAT-27916 genomic interval CTCATCCTGCTCGTACACGGCATCTAGAAGCTCGATCAGTTTCTCCATTTTGCCGGAGCGGTGGAGGATATGAGTTGGCGCTTCTTCCTTCAAGTAAAGGGCCGGATGGTCGCAAATTTGCTTCAATTTGGTGAGCATCTGCAGGATCAGTCCCTTGCGCTCAAATCCGCTCAATTGCTCAATTTTCTCAAGCGTATCCTTCACGAGCTGCTCGTATAAGGCAGCCTGCTCGGTGGTAAGAGTAACGAATTCCTTCTGCTCAAGCTTATCCGGCAGGTTGAGGGCAACCTCCTCATCCTTCTTCGTACGGCGAAGCAGGAAGGGCTGGATGAGCTTCTGTAAGGAGGCAATCTTCTTCTTGTCGCCGTCCTTTTCAATCGGAGCAGCGAAATGCTTATCAAAATGAGCCTGAGAGCCGAGATAGCCCTTATTGATGAAATCAAAAATGGACCAAAGCTCGCTTAGGCGGTTCTCCATCGGCGTCCCGGTAAGCGCAATATGCTGGCGCCCTTGCAGCTTGCGGGCGGTGCGGGATTGCTTTGTATGCGAATTCTTAATGTTCTGCGCCTCATCAAGCACGACCGCATCCCATGTGATGGAGAGGAATTCCTCCTCATCCTGATGAAGCAGGCCGTAGCTTGTGAGCACGACATCTGCTCCAGCGAAGCCGCCGGTAAAATGCTCACCCTTCTTCCGGCTTGAGCCGTAATGAAGGTGAACCTTGAAGTCAGGGGCGAAGCGCTCGATTTCCTTCTGCCAGTTGCCGAGCACCGATGTCGGACAGACAATTAAGGCAGGGGAGGTGGACGGTCCGTTCTTCTCCCTGACAGCCAATAGATAGCTGATCAATTGAATTGTCTTCCCAAGACCCATATCATCTGCGAGACAGGCGCCAAAGCCATACTCTCGCAGGAAGAGCAGCCAGCTCATGCCTTGCTGCTGGTACGGTCTTAAAGAGCCATGGAAGGTATCCGGCACATCGATGAGCGGAATATCAGCCAGTGACCGAATCTTCGTCATGAAGCGCTTCAAGTCATTATTCAGCTCGAATTGAATGCGGGCATACTGGTCCTCATCGACTGCTTCCTCGTCATCGTCCTGAGTCAGCTCTTGGTTGAGGAGGTCCATCATGCGAATGCCGCGTTCATCGGCCTCACGCTTCAGCTCCTGCATCCGTCTCATGAAAGCCGGGTCAAGACGCACCCAGCGGCCTTGGACATACATGAGGCGGCGTTTTTCCTCGACGAGTTTATTGAATTCATCCTCTGATACGTTTGCTCCATTGACGGAGAAACGCCAATTATAATCGAGCAGGGCATTGATGCCAACGAAGGATTTGCGGCGGCTTGTGTTTTTCACCTTGGCGCGCATCGTCACCTTCGCATCCTTGATAGCCTGCCACCAGGATGGCAGCAGAATCTCAGCACCGAGCATATGAAGCACCTCGGAGGCATCGGTCAGGAAGTCCCAAGCCAGGTCCTCAGTGAGGATATCATCCATCCATGGGAATAAGGCCTTCCAGCGGGCAAGCTCCTCTTCGGCTGCCTCCAGCTGTTTCTTCCAGGAGAACGGAATCTTATGACGCTCAGACCAGAGGAAGAACTGGTCGGGTTTCTTCTTCCCGCGCATGAACGGTTCAAGCTTCCATTGGTCCACCTCATCGCCAGCGGCGAAATCCGGTTCGCTCAGGCGCAGGCCGAGGGTGAAGAGAAGTCCGTTATCACGCATGCCTGTCCACTCATTCCAGCGGTCCTCGGTGAAGAATTGGCTGAGTGCCTTGACCGGCAAACCCTTCTCGGCAAAAATATTCACGAGATCGCGCACACGATGGTTGCCGGGACGGTCCTTGACGGCATCATTCAGCCATTCACTCGCATAATCGCGCACCGTCATCTGAATCGTTTCTCCGCCAGCGATATGTTTGACCATCTCCTGCTCCCAGAAGGATTCATGGAAGTCATCGATGATTTCCTGCGGGAGCGGGAAGGTGAGGGCATTTGGGTCCATTTCATCGAAATTCGGCATGACCGTTCCGTTCTCCACAGCCTCAAACAAGCTCTGAGCAAGAGAAAGGCTGATTGAGGCCCAGTTGGACCATGACCATTGAATGAAGCTGTTGAA includes:
- a CDS encoding DEAD/DEAH box helicase; the encoded protein is MQLIDTLYIQIELLEDGRIFVYGTDEGEEVQAEFWAPSFFLWDEDSYYGTKLEIAKLDGKSGIILSAYDWMKVLSKEPFNSFIQWSWSNWASISLSLAQSLFEAVENGTVMPNFDEMDPNALTFPLPQEIIDDFHESFWEQEMVKHIAGGETIQMTVRDYASEWLNDAVKDRPGNHRVRDLVNIFAEKGLPVKALSQFFTEDRWNEWTGMRDNGLLFTLGLRLSEPDFAAGDEVDQWKLEPFMRGKKKPDQFFLWSERHKIPFSWKKQLEAAEEELARWKALFPWMDDILTEDLAWDFLTDASEVLHMLGAEILLPSWWQAIKDAKVTMRAKVKNTSRRKSFVGINALLDYNWRFSVNGANVSEDEFNKLVEEKRRLMYVQGRWVRLDPAFMRRMQELKREADERGIRMMDLLNQELTQDDDEEAVDEDQYARIQFELNNDLKRFMTKIRSLADIPLIDVPDTFHGSLRPYQQQGMSWLLFLREYGFGACLADDMGLGKTIQLISYLLAVREKNGPSTSPALIVCPTSVLGNWQKEIERFAPDFKVHLHYGSSRKKGEHFTGGFAGADVVLTSYGLLHQDEEEFLSITWDAVVLDEAQNIKNSHTKQSRTARKLQGRQHIALTGTPMENRLSELWSIFDFINKGYLGSQAHFDKHFAAPIEKDGDKKKIASLQKLIQPFLLRRTKKDEEVALNLPDKLEQKEFVTLTTEQAALYEQLVKDTLEKIEQLSGFERKGLILQMLTKLKQICDHPALYLKEEAPTHILHRSGKMEKLIELLDAVYEQDESALVFTQYIEMGNMIKHIAERRYGHKVPFLNGSAGKKQRDDMVSAFQEGKYPILLLSLKAGGTGLNLTAANHVIHYDRWWNPAVENQATDRAYRIGQTRFVHVHKMVASGTLEEKIDAMLEKKQSLNDEIVQSDNWITELSGDELKELLVLDL